From Meles meles chromosome 5, mMelMel3.1 paternal haplotype, whole genome shotgun sequence, one genomic window encodes:
- the LOC123941965 gene encoding tripartite motif-containing protein 26 isoform X1: MHLLACVSQDTCTNLHRTVFAIVPDRKRSGGREQGPWARLSSCVPQTPCVTDGFMATLQRDEKSPWAHKGTMATSAPLRSLEEEVTCSICLDYLRDPVTIDCGHVFCRSCTTDVRPTSGGRPVCPLCKKPFKKENIRPVWQLASLVENIERLKVDKDRQPGDAARELPDARLCERHREKLHYYCEDDGKLLCVMCRESREHRPHTAVLVEKAAQPHREKILNHLSTLRRDRDKIQGSQAKGEADILTALKKIQEQRQNVVAEFKQAHEFLQEREQHLLGKLQGLEQELADGCDKYKGRAVAEVARLALVISELETKAQQPAAELLQDTRDFVNRYPRKKFWIGKPIARVVKKKTGEFSEKLQSLQRGLREFQGKLLRDLEYKTVSVTLDPQSASGYLQLSEDWKCVTYSSLYQGAPLHPQQFDCEPGVLGRKGFTWGKVYWEVEVDREGWSEEEEEGEEEEEGEEEEEEEEEVAYGDGYEDWETDEDEESLGEEEEEEEEEEVLESCMVGVARDSVKRKGDLSLRPEDGVWALRLSSAGIWANTDPEAELFPALRPRRVGIALDYEGGTVTFTNAESQELIYTFTATFTRRLVPFLWLKWPGTRLLLRP; the protein is encoded by the exons GACGAGAAGTCTCCGTGGGCACACAAGGGCACCATGGCCACGTCAGCCCCGCTGCGCAGCCTGGAGGAGGAGGTCACCTGCTCAATCTGCCTGGACTACCTGCGGGACCCCGTGACCATCGACTGCGGCCACGTGTTCTGCCGCAGCTGCACCACCGACGTGCGGCCCACTTCGGGGGGCCGCCCCGTCTGCCCGCTCTGCAAGAAGCCGTTCAAGAAGGAGAACATTCGGCCAGTGTGGCAGCTGGCCAGCCTGGTGGAGAACATCGAGCGGCTGAAGGTGGACAAGGACAGGCAGCCGGGGGATGCGGCCCGGGAGCTGCCAGACGCCAGGCTGTGCGAGCGGCACCGGGAGAAGCTGCATTACTACTGCGAGGACGACGGCAAGCTGCTGTGCGTCATGTGCCGCGAGTCCCGGGAGCACAGGCCACACACGGCTGTCCTGGTGGAGaaggccgcccagccccacagg GAGAAAATCCTGAACCACCTGAGTACCCTGAGGAGAGACCGGGACAAAATTCAGGGCTCCCAGGCCAAGGGAGAAGCTGATATCCTGACTGCACTG AAGAAGATCCAGGAGCAGCGGCAGAACGTCGTGGCCGAGTTTAAGCAGGCGCACGAGTTCCTGCAGGAGCGGGAGCAGCACCTGCTGGGGAAGCTGCAAGGGCTGGAGCAGGAGCTGGCCGACGGCTGCGACAAGTACAAGGGCAGGGCCGTCGCCGAGGTGGCCCGGCTGGCGCTGGTCATCTCCGAGCTGGAGACCAAGGCGCAGCAGCCGGCCGCAGAGCTCCTGCAG GACACCAGGGACTTCGTGAACAG GTATCCACGGAAGAAGTTCTGGATTGGGAAGCCCATCGCTCGGGTGGTTAAGAAAAAGACGGGAGAATTCTCAGAGAAGCTTCAGTCCCTGCAGCGAGGCCTCAGAGAGTTccaag GGAAGCTGCTGAGAGACTTGGAATATAAGACAG TCAGTGTGACCTTGGACCCGCAGTCGGCGAGCGGGTACCTGCAGCTGTCGGAGGACTGGAAGTGCGTGACCTACAGCAGCCTCTACCAGGGTGCCCCCCTGCACCCCCAGCAGTTCGACTGCGAGCCGGGCGTGCTGGGCAGGAAGGGCTTCACCTGGGGCAAGGTGTACTGGGAAGTGGAGGTGGACCGGGAGGGCTGgtcggaggaggaggaggagggcgaggaggaggaggagggggaggaggaggaggaggaggaggaagaggtggcCTACGGGGACGGGTACGAGGACTGGGAGACAGATGAGGACGAGGAGTCActaggggaggaagaggaggaggaggaggaggaggaggtcctGGAAAGCTGCATGGTGGGGGTGGCCAGAGACTCTGTGAAGAGGAAGGGGGACCTGTCCCTGCGGCCGGAGGACGGGGTATGGGCGCTGCGCCTCTCCTCTGCGGGCATCTGGGCCAACACGGACCCCGAGGCCGAGCTCTTCCCAGCGCTGCGGCCGCGGAGGGTGGGCATCGCGCTGGATTACGAAGGCGGCACTGTGACGTTCACCAACGCAGAGTCCCAAGAACTCATCTACACCTTCACCGCTACCTTCACGCGGCGCCTGGTCCCCTTCCTGTGGCTCAAGTGGCCTGGGACTCGCCTCCTGCTGCGACCCTGA
- the LOC123941965 gene encoding tripartite motif-containing protein 26 isoform X2 produces the protein MATSAPLRSLEEEVTCSICLDYLRDPVTIDCGHVFCRSCTTDVRPTSGGRPVCPLCKKPFKKENIRPVWQLASLVENIERLKVDKDRQPGDAARELPDARLCERHREKLHYYCEDDGKLLCVMCRESREHRPHTAVLVEKAAQPHREKILNHLSTLRRDRDKIQGSQAKGEADILTALKKIQEQRQNVVAEFKQAHEFLQEREQHLLGKLQGLEQELADGCDKYKGRAVAEVARLALVISELETKAQQPAAELLQDTRDFVNRYPRKKFWIGKPIARVVKKKTGEFSEKLQSLQRGLREFQGKLLRDLEYKTVSVTLDPQSASGYLQLSEDWKCVTYSSLYQGAPLHPQQFDCEPGVLGRKGFTWGKVYWEVEVDREGWSEEEEEGEEEEEGEEEEEEEEEVAYGDGYEDWETDEDEESLGEEEEEEEEEEVLESCMVGVARDSVKRKGDLSLRPEDGVWALRLSSAGIWANTDPEAELFPALRPRRVGIALDYEGGTVTFTNAESQELIYTFTATFTRRLVPFLWLKWPGTRLLLRP, from the exons ATGGCCACGTCAGCCCCGCTGCGCAGCCTGGAGGAGGAGGTCACCTGCTCAATCTGCCTGGACTACCTGCGGGACCCCGTGACCATCGACTGCGGCCACGTGTTCTGCCGCAGCTGCACCACCGACGTGCGGCCCACTTCGGGGGGCCGCCCCGTCTGCCCGCTCTGCAAGAAGCCGTTCAAGAAGGAGAACATTCGGCCAGTGTGGCAGCTGGCCAGCCTGGTGGAGAACATCGAGCGGCTGAAGGTGGACAAGGACAGGCAGCCGGGGGATGCGGCCCGGGAGCTGCCAGACGCCAGGCTGTGCGAGCGGCACCGGGAGAAGCTGCATTACTACTGCGAGGACGACGGCAAGCTGCTGTGCGTCATGTGCCGCGAGTCCCGGGAGCACAGGCCACACACGGCTGTCCTGGTGGAGaaggccgcccagccccacagg GAGAAAATCCTGAACCACCTGAGTACCCTGAGGAGAGACCGGGACAAAATTCAGGGCTCCCAGGCCAAGGGAGAAGCTGATATCCTGACTGCACTG AAGAAGATCCAGGAGCAGCGGCAGAACGTCGTGGCCGAGTTTAAGCAGGCGCACGAGTTCCTGCAGGAGCGGGAGCAGCACCTGCTGGGGAAGCTGCAAGGGCTGGAGCAGGAGCTGGCCGACGGCTGCGACAAGTACAAGGGCAGGGCCGTCGCCGAGGTGGCCCGGCTGGCGCTGGTCATCTCCGAGCTGGAGACCAAGGCGCAGCAGCCGGCCGCAGAGCTCCTGCAG GACACCAGGGACTTCGTGAACAG GTATCCACGGAAGAAGTTCTGGATTGGGAAGCCCATCGCTCGGGTGGTTAAGAAAAAGACGGGAGAATTCTCAGAGAAGCTTCAGTCCCTGCAGCGAGGCCTCAGAGAGTTccaag GGAAGCTGCTGAGAGACTTGGAATATAAGACAG TCAGTGTGACCTTGGACCCGCAGTCGGCGAGCGGGTACCTGCAGCTGTCGGAGGACTGGAAGTGCGTGACCTACAGCAGCCTCTACCAGGGTGCCCCCCTGCACCCCCAGCAGTTCGACTGCGAGCCGGGCGTGCTGGGCAGGAAGGGCTTCACCTGGGGCAAGGTGTACTGGGAAGTGGAGGTGGACCGGGAGGGCTGgtcggaggaggaggaggagggcgaggaggaggaggagggggaggaggaggaggaggaggaggaagaggtggcCTACGGGGACGGGTACGAGGACTGGGAGACAGATGAGGACGAGGAGTCActaggggaggaagaggaggaggaggaggaggaggaggtcctGGAAAGCTGCATGGTGGGGGTGGCCAGAGACTCTGTGAAGAGGAAGGGGGACCTGTCCCTGCGGCCGGAGGACGGGGTATGGGCGCTGCGCCTCTCCTCTGCGGGCATCTGGGCCAACACGGACCCCGAGGCCGAGCTCTTCCCAGCGCTGCGGCCGCGGAGGGTGGGCATCGCGCTGGATTACGAAGGCGGCACTGTGACGTTCACCAACGCAGAGTCCCAAGAACTCATCTACACCTTCACCGCTACCTTCACGCGGCGCCTGGTCCCCTTCCTGTGGCTCAAGTGGCCTGGGACTCGCCTCCTGCTGCGACCCTGA